taatatatttcaaaaataaaatttatataagaaATATTATATGTGATAAAATACTAATTTATACCTCTATTTTTATTAgcaaaatgatatatatattttaaaaataatatttaaaaattccaaaaatatataataaaattttaaaatggtaaaaaatattaaatgcaTGCAATAATCCTGCTATTAATTACACACACGTTAGCATGTAAATTTGTGTAGGAAACCTGTTTGGCAACCAAGAAAGAGATGGAAAATGAATTAACAAAGAACTTgaaccaaaaaataaataaagtgcaCTATATTCATTTCTGCAAATTAGTGGTataaacaatattaaaaatatttaaacaaaaaaaacccagagaaaagagaagaaaatctAACTTAAACAAGAAGAAACGCCATCATCATCTTCAATGATCTTCTTCTTCTCTGTTAAACAATGGttactattattatcattattattatttccattACCTTTTAATGAAGACTCACATGGAGTTACCATTAAAGTATCTTCATAACAAGAAGAAGACGATAAAGAAGACGATGAAGAATTACAAAACGACAATGGTGAACTAGGTGTTAAGGACGAACCGGCATCAACAagcttcatcttcttcttcaaaagCAAATCAATGAAAGCACCAAGTATATATCCGTGGCTACTTTCACCATTAGCTTTTAAATACCAACCCAAAAGCTCTTCAAGGCTTTCCCAGTCTTTTAATCCATGACTTTCCACCATTGCTTCCATGGAATCTCTAAAATCAACAAAAGGGTCCACTGATTCCATTGATAAAACGGTTGCTTCTTTGTATGGTGACTC
This is a stretch of genomic DNA from Gossypium arboreum isolate Shixiya-1 chromosome 11, ASM2569848v2, whole genome shotgun sequence. It encodes these proteins:
- the LOC108472763 gene encoding transcription repressor OFP13-like, which gives rise to MGNKPKLPNFFSKHNNNGRHSKPSWPWPSCHQPKTHSFRTDETPESWFSNSSESPSFSTASDESRTGAGTVGVDSVETVIQGVRLRSERLFYEPSEPKLGTESETESPYKEATVLSMESVDPFVDFRDSMEAMVESHGLKDWESLEELLGWYLKANGESSHGYILGAFIDLLLKKKMKLVDAGSSLTPSSPLSFCNSSSSSLSSSSCYEDTLMVTPCESSLKGNGNNNNDNNSNHCLTEKKKIIEDDDGVSSCLS